The Cuculus canorus isolate bCucCan1 chromosome 5, bCucCan1.pri, whole genome shotgun sequence genome window below encodes:
- the KIF18A gene encoding kinesin-like protein KIF18A → MSPTKEDDVCNHIKVVVRVRPETQKERDGNFSKVVHVVDRHILVFDPKEEEVSFFQGKRMVYRDINKRQKKDLKFVFDAIFDENSSQLEVFEHTTKTVIDGFFNGYNCTVLAYGATGAGKTHTMLGSPEDPGVTYFTMMALYNYMDQIKEDKICNVAVSYLEVYNEQIRDLLVNSGPLAVREDSEKGVVVQGLTLHQPKSAEEILQILDYGNKNRTQHPTDINASSSRSHAVFQIYLRQQDKTASINQNVRVAKMSLVDLAGSERARATNAKGARFIEGTNINRSLLALGSVINALADPKSKKQHIPYRNSKLTRLLKDSLGGNCRTIMIAAVSPSSMFYDDTYNTLKYANRAKDIKSSLKSNVVSLDSHISQYLKICNEQKKEILMLKEKLREYEEQQASIPENCNAAVLSNNQEAEIQRYKEVLKSVFKNREEIRKEYLQAEMQLKENTLKTYYQNQCHEQIQLLCSKERVEKATGKRDQRLAMLRTHRVHVQKKKKEEVGRFEENTNWLHRVENEMRLLNQDECIPEELSKELQCCHLNLEVKDLKTQIEHMSTLMSLQDQHYKETEKVLNTLIPILRKQYLTLREAGLTNNLTETEYEEVEQLIQRQKSVVWADQTEEKEQNQNHELEPSALFAFPQLVTTPNTPCRTSSGIPSREMTKNTQQIECAVLSQKRTKRKLMDSPVTPQSPLVSKQPNLHNLEDSLTKDIQPIVFTPELCRIPIQSCQTQTVVKKALHLAGLKEANACDTETPVKTTGIMDTTCDIMPECDVADMNSTVILYEGTGETTETDSSAKESQPCGNNILQRVRVSSLKSKIPTSVLEKPSYMALTSAAARKRKILSSTSNAELGSLQDPVAAKRIQQEVVLSHGVLQVPKISGLKTKSWKQERDVPKKKVKALSEDNVALDPKLRTQKNLLLRVRNKKNRI, encoded by the exons ATGTCTCCCACTAAGGAAGACGATGTCTGTAACCACATCAAAGTGGTAGTCCGTGTCCGTCCAGAGACTCAAAAGGAAAGAGATGGCAACTTTAGCAAAGTTGTTCATGTTGTTGATCGCCACATACTGGTCTTTGATCCAAAGGAGGAAGAAGTTAGCTTCTTTCAAGGGAAGAGAATGGTCTACAGGGATATtaacaaaagacaaaagaaagatcTTAAATTTGTCTTTGATGCTATTTTTGATGAAAATTCATCGCAGTTGGAAGTTTTTGAGCATACTACCAAAACTGTCATTGATGGCTTCTTCAATGGATATAACTGCACAG TGCTTGCATATGGTGCAACAGGAGCTGGAAAGACTCATACAATGTTGGGTTCACCTGAAGATCCTGGAGTGACGTATTTTACCATGATGGCGCTTTATAATTACATGGatcaaataaaagaagataaaatatgcAATGTTGCAGTCTCTTATTTAGAG gTCTACAATGAGCAGATCCGTGATCTGCTGGTGAACTCGGGACCTTTGGCTGTTCGTGAAGACAGTGAGAAAGGAGTGGTAGTTCAAGGGCTAACACTGCATCAG CCTAAATCGGCAGAGGAAATCCTTCAGATTTTGgattatggaaataaaaatagaacacAGCATCCCACAGATATAAATGCCTCCTCTTCCCGGTCCCATGCTGTTTTTCAG aTTTATCTAAGACAGCAAGATAAAACAGCTAGTATTAATCAAAACGTTCGTGTTGCCAAAATGTCTCTTGTTGACCTGGCGGGATCTGAACGTGCCAGAGCGACAAATGCCAAGGGGGCTCGTTTTATAGAAGGAACAAATATTAATCGCTCCTTGCTAGCTCTCGGAAGTGTCATTAATGCCTTGGCAGATCCAAAG AGCAAGAAACAGCACATTCCTTATCGAAACAGCAAGCTTACTCGTTTATTGAAAGATTCTCTTGGAGGAAATTGCCGAACAATAATGATAGCTGCTGTTAGTCCATCTTCTATGTTCTACGATGACACCTATAATACTCTTAAGTATGCAAACCGAGCAAAGGATATCAAGTCTTCT ttGAAGAGCAATGTGGTTAGTCTGGACAGTCACATAAGCCAGTATCTCAAAATTTGcaatgaacaaaagaaagag ATCCTGATGTTGAAAGAGAAACTGAGAGAATATGAAGAACAGCAAGCAAGCATTCCTGAGAACTGTAATGCAGCAGTACTTTCAAACAACCAGGAAGCGGAAATACAAAG ATACAAAGAAGTCCTTAAAAGTGTGTTCAAAAATCGTgaggaaatcagaaaagaatACTTGCAGGCAGAAAtgcaactgaaagaaaacacactgaagaCATATTACCAGAACCAGTGTCATGAACAAATTCAACTGTTGTGCTCTaaagaaagagtagaaaag GCCACTGGCAAGCGCGATCAAAGGCTTGCAATGCTTAGGACCCACCGCGTGCAcgtgcaaaagaagaaaaaagaagaggttgGACGTTTTGAGGAAAATACCAATTGGCTGCATCGTGTTGAGAATGAAATGCGCCTTCTGAATCAAGATGAGTGCATTCCAGAG GAACTGTCTAAAGAGCTGCAGTGTTGCCATTTAAATCTAGAAGTTAAGGACCTGAAAACCCAGATTGAGCACATGTCAACTCTGATGTCTCTTCAAGATCAGCATtataaggaaacagaaaa AGTACTGAATACTTTGATTCCAATTCTTCGCAAGCAATACTTGACTTTAAGAGAAGCTGGATTGACAAATAATTTAACTGAAACTGAATATGAGGAGGTTGAGCAGCTGattcaaagacaaaaatcagtAGTTTGGGCTgaccaaacagaagaaaaggaacaaaatcaaaaccatgaACTAGAGCCGTCAGCTCTCTTTGCATTCCCGCAACTTGTGACTACACCAAACACCCCATGCC GTACAAGTTCTGGTATACCATCACGAGAAATGACTAAGAATACACAACAAATTGAATGTGCAGTACTATCACAGAAGAGAACGAAGCGGAAGCTGATGGACTCTCCAGTCACACCTCAAAGTCCTCTTGTATCCAAGCAGCCCAATCTCCATAATCTGGAGGATTCTCTTACCAAGGACATTCAGCCTATTGTGTTTACACCAGAGCTTTGCAGAATACCAATACAAAGCTGCCAAACACAGACTGTGGTAAAGAAAGCTTTACACCTTGCAGGCCTTAAGGAAGCCAACGCATGTGATACAGAGACGCCAGTAAAAACAACGGGTATTATGGACACTACGTGTGACATTATGCCAGAGTGTGATGTAGCTGATATGAACTCAACAGTAATTCTCTATGAAGGGACAGGTGAAACAACTGAAACTGACTCATCTGCAAAGGAGTCACAGCCATGTGGCAATAATATTCTGCAAAG agtTAGGGTCTCttccttaaaaagcaaaattcctaCTTCAGTACTTGAGAAGCCCTCATATATGGCActgacttctgctgctgcaagaaaaaggaaaatattaag CTCTACGTCAAACGCTGAGTTAGGCAGCCTGCAAGACCCTGT